In the genome of Mycoplasmopsis pulmonis, one region contains:
- a CDS encoding restriction endonuclease subunit S — MEIYKLGQILNLEKGKSKYNAKYVSQNIGIYNLYSSKTKDQGIFGKINSYDFNGEYILITTHGAYAGTVKYVNEKFSTTSNCFILKVNENIVKTKFLSYLLLLQEKTFNDMAIGSAYGYLKNYNINDFEVNLPNLKIQSAIIKIIEPLEKQINAFDELIFSEQKSLQHYLNYFLNKLASINPSIFKNYKLGEIAKILSGKTPSTAKKELWKKEIPFFGPGDLDNMVPKRFITFNEKMIKRSGTILFSSTATIGKVGILDNLSWFNQQITSIEANNNYVMDKFLFFLLKKISSKIKFENSSGTIFPIIKKNILKILH; from the coding sequence ATGGAAATTTATAAACTTGGTCAGATATTAAATTTAGAAAAGGGCAAATCAAAATATAATGCAAAATATGTTTCTCAAAATATCGGAATTTATAATTTGTACTCTTCAAAAACAAAAGATCAAGGTATATTTGGAAAAATCAATTCATATGACTTTAATGGTGAATATATTTTAATTACCACTCATGGTGCATATGCAGGAACAGTTAAATATGTAAATGAAAAGTTTTCCACAACAAGTAATTGTTTTATTCTAAAAGTTAATGAAAATATTGTTAAGACAAAATTTTTAAGTTATTTATTATTGTTACAAGAAAAAACATTCAATGATATGGCTATAGGTTCTGCATATGGTTATTTAAAAAACTATAACATAAATGATTTTGAAGTTAATTTACCTAACTTAAAAATTCAAAGTGCAATAATTAAGATTATTGAACCTTTAGAAAAACAAATAAATGCATTTGATGAATTGATTTTCAGTGAGCAAAAAAGTCTCCAACATTATTTAAATTATTTTTTAAATAAACTTGCATCAATTAATCCTTCAATTTTCAAAAATTATAAACTTGGAGAGATAGCAAAAATATTAAGTGGTAAAACTCCTTCCACTGCAAAAAAGGAACTATGAAAAAAGGAAATACCTTTTTTTGGTCCGGGAGATCTTGATAATATGGTTCCAAAAAGATTTATTACTTTTAATGAAAAAATGATAAAAAGATCTGGCACCATTTTATTTTCTTCTACAGCAACAATTGGGAAAGTGGGTATTTTAGACAATTTATCTTGATTTAACCAACAAATAACTTCAATAGAGGCAAATAATAACTATGTTATGGATAAGTTTTTATTTTTTCTTCTTAAAAAAATAAGTTCAAAAATAAAATTTGAAAATTCAAGCGGAACAATATTTCCTATAATTAAAAAAAATATTTTGAAAATTTTACACTAG
- a CDS encoding type I restriction enzyme subunit R domain-containing protein codes for MTFYDEFYKMDVGDIFATPIFSSYSNEEKNEEFFNLKEHKEKILKRYEEKFNTSFKVEDFDKYVNDVQWRFKEYNSENNSIDIVIVVDMLLTGFDSPRTNTLYINKELKNHNLIQAFSRTNRLSDYLKKRGIIVNFSLEEQSINDAFKIYANSSDKEIQQLVYGEKYEQVVEDFINFWNSLKISFSNIYDEKNNEIFRNISLENKKKYLKNLSQVSNIFSSLKTFKEYGKNEKISDFSLEQLNQYQKWANEIKKNLSTNEKEKISYEVLNSIDISNIKFAYKEMIIDEIYLENLLFFNKKISKYPNNRLTYEDTLSEIDKHIQLIKNNYNQGKINQKEYEIFLLLVQKWKNEIKNFFIKKDKSLDEKEFIDYGKRILKSVFQKVKNQIEAMWLEKILKEYHGINNDQIRKDWKKRINDKDLDDIEKSEFIKKWSRRSKEVDKDIIDKLSIEYKESIEAFLDFEIKMNKIIESKI; via the coding sequence TTGACTTTCTATGATGAATTTTATAAAATGGATGTCGGTGATATTTTTGCAACTCCAATATTTAGTAGCTATTCAAATGAAGAAAAAAATGAAGAGTTTTTCAATTTAAAAGAACATAAAGAAAAAATTTTAAAAAGATATGAAGAAAAATTTAATACTTCCTTTAAAGTTGAAGATTTTGACAAATATGTCAATGATGTTCAATGACGTTTTAAAGAATATAATAGTGAAAATAATAGCATTGATATAGTTATTGTAGTCGATATGTTATTAACAGGTTTTGACTCACCAAGAACCAACACTTTATATATAAACAAAGAATTAAAAAATCATAATTTAATTCAAGCTTTTTCTAGAACAAATAGATTAAGTGATTATTTAAAAAAGCGTGGAATAATTGTTAATTTTTCTCTTGAAGAACAATCAATCAATGATGCTTTTAAAATATATGCAAATAGTAGTGATAAAGAAATACAACAACTTGTTTATGGAGAAAAATATGAACAGGTAGTTGAAGATTTTATTAATTTTTGAAATAGTTTAAAAATCTCTTTTTCTAATATTTATGATGAGAAAAATAATGAGATTTTTAGAAATATTTCTTTAGAAAATAAGAAAAAATATTTAAAAAATCTTAGTCAAGTTTCAAATATTTTTTCTTCATTAAAAACTTTTAAAGAATATGGAAAAAATGAAAAAATTTCAGATTTTTCTTTGGAACAATTAAATCAATATCAAAAATGAGCAAATGAGATCAAAAAAAATTTATCTACTAATGAAAAAGAAAAAATAAGTTATGAAGTTTTAAACTCAATTGATATTAGCAATATTAAATTTGCTTATAAAGAAATGATAATTGATGAAATATATTTGGAAAATTTATTATTCTTTAATAAAAAAATTAGTAAATACCCAAATAATAGATTGACTTATGAAGATACATTAAGTGAAATAGATAAACATATTCAATTGATAAAAAATAATTACAATCAAGGAAAAATTAATCAAAAAGAATATGAAATATTCTTACTTTTAGTACAAAAATGAAAAAATGAAATAAAAAACTTTTTTATCAAAAAAGATAAATCCTTAGATGAAAAAGAATTTATAGATTATGGAAAAAGGATTTTGAAAAGTGTTTTTCAAAAAGTTAAAAATCAAATAGAAGCCATGTGACTTGAAAAAATTCTTAAAGAATATCATGGAATTAATAATGATCAAATACGCAAAGATTGAAAAAAAAGAATAAACGATAAAGATCTAGATGATATTGAAAAATCTGAATTTATAAAAAAATGATCAAGAAGATCTAAAGAAGTTGATAAGGATATTATTGATAAATTGTCCATTGAATATAAAGAAAGCATTGAGGCCTTTTTAGACTTTGAAATAAAAATGAATAAAATTATAGAAAGCAAAATTTAA
- a CDS encoding type I restriction-modification system subunit M, with product MSNSKELIAVVKKICDQLRSKMEVTEYRDYIMGFLFFKYLSEQSEKNFEEFKERVDYIKYSEFDENHEQFKKIKEIIIQNDDDFFLAYKYSFQNVVDMMNQGKNVIPTIEESFNKIESINSELNDEKKEFFKDLFTNIDFSNKNLGNIDEEKEKTIQLIIKEINTLNLSMDEVDHFGNTYEYLLSEFASDTGKKAGEFYTPSKVAELLVKIISHGKNKINKAYDPACGSGSLLIKLANKVGKYNKIYGQEVKTATYNLARMNFILRGVPFSKLDLRSGDTLINPLHIEEEGSFDCIVANPPFSQKWNPTQELSKDRRYNPYPSLAPKSYADFAFLQHMLFHVNKDNGIIASVFSLGILSRKSPKAEEDIRKYIIDKNYIDTIIFLPPNLFYNTSIESCIIVARKNKPTNDKRIFMINATKEFQNAKKQNTLSDENINRIFSAWKEKREEENFSKYISYEDIVKNEYSLSMRFYDLDNFDEESEDIDIDFVESEIVKINEELLKYENEFKKNLNEFLNKKN from the coding sequence ATGTCAAATAGTAAAGAATTAATAGCAGTAGTTAAAAAAATCTGTGATCAATTAAGATCAAAAATGGAAGTAACTGAATATAGAGATTACATAATGGGTTTTTTGTTTTTCAAATATCTTTCAGAACAATCTGAAAAAAACTTTGAAGAGTTTAAAGAAAGAGTTGATTATATTAAATATTCTGAATTTGATGAAAATCATGAACAGTTTAAAAAAATCAAGGAAATAATTATTCAAAATGATGATGATTTTTTTCTAGCTTATAAATATAGTTTTCAAAATGTTGTAGATATGATGAATCAAGGAAAAAATGTTATTCCTACAATTGAAGAATCTTTTAATAAAATTGAAAGTATTAACAGTGAATTAAATGATGAAAAAAAGGAGTTTTTCAAAGACCTTTTTACAAATATAGATTTTAGTAATAAAAATCTAGGAAACATTGATGAAGAAAAAGAAAAAACAATTCAACTTATTATTAAAGAAATAAATACTTTGAATTTATCAATGGATGAAGTAGATCACTTTGGTAATACATATGAATATTTATTATCAGAATTTGCTAGTGACACTGGTAAAAAAGCAGGAGAGTTTTATACTCCTAGTAAAGTTGCTGAACTTCTTGTAAAAATAATATCTCATGGAAAAAATAAAATTAATAAAGCCTATGATCCAGCTTGTGGTTCTGGTTCTTTGTTAATAAAACTAGCTAATAAAGTGGGAAAATATAACAAAATTTATGGTCAGGAAGTTAAAACAGCGACATACAATCTTGCAAGAATGAATTTCATATTAAGAGGAGTGCCTTTTTCTAAATTAGATCTTAGATCAGGAGATACTCTTATCAATCCATTACATATTGAAGAAGAAGGTTCATTTGATTGTATAGTGGCCAATCCTCCTTTTAGCCAAAAATGAAATCCAACTCAAGAACTATCCAAGGATAGAAGATATAATCCTTATCCATCTTTGGCACCAAAAAGCTATGCAGATTTTGCTTTTCTTCAACACATGCTTTTTCATGTAAATAAAGACAATGGAATTATTGCATCTGTTTTTTCACTAGGTATATTAAGTCGTAAAAGTCCTAAAGCTGAAGAGGATATAAGAAAATATATTATTGATAAAAATTACATTGATACTATTATTTTCCTTCCGCCAAACCTTTTTTATAATACAAGTATTGAAAGTTGTATTATTGTAGCTAGAAAAAACAAACCTACAAATGACAAGAGAATTTTCATGATTAATGCAACTAAAGAATTCCAAAATGCAAAAAAACAAAATACTTTATCTGATGAAAACATTAATAGAATTTTTAGTGCTTGAAAAGAAAAAAGAGAAGAGGAAAATTTCTCTAAATATATATCTTATGAAGACATTGTTAAAAATGAATATTCATTATCTATGAGATTTTATGATCTAGATAATTTTGATGAAGAAAGTGAAGATATTGACATTGATTTTGTTGAAAGTGAAATTGTAAAAATCAATGAAGAATTGCTTAAATATGAAAATGAGTTTAAAAAAAATCTAAATGAGTTTTTAAATAAGAAAAATTAA